tctatgaaaatgaatgaatttaaacaGAATTTTCCTCTCAACAACCGGCTCCATCACAATCTCCAAGTATGCGAggccaaattcatctctgaaaaaaaatataaattaatggaggCCTACATGAAAAAAGTATGCAATTACaaccaaaattcaattttatcataaGGTGAATGTTCataatgagataaaatattacccctatttaaaaaaatgcaatggatataattataaccatattttattttttaagtaaaaaatattggaagactttCACTACTGTTTGGAATTTACTTGTGCATTACTAGATTGATATATCATGGACATGCATATAGACAATCTTCAACTTCCTTGCATTATATTAACTTTAAACTTCAAAAGATTAGAGTTATATGGTTTTGAATATTCACCATCTTAAACTTATGGCAACTGTAAGCATATTACAGCTAAAAAAACACGTTAGCTTTTCAATAGAAATCTGCAACTCTGAAATTGGACAGGTAGAATTTTCAACTGAACTTCATTGATATTAAATACATATGTTAAAATTACAACACCTCTCCACCATTACATCAAAATACTCATAGAACACTTGGGAGGGACATCTAAGGATTGAGAATTCAATGTACCGGAAGTTTCATTTCACCCCTTCATGTCAAACTTATTTCCAATGAGTGGCCCACTTTTGGGAaatcttggaaaataaaattatggactaaccttttcaattattcaaacctttgtttatatttatttgtattaattatcGATTTATTTGCTAATACAGcttcaaataatgatttcaatgttttaatgaaGACCATAATGTAAAGAAAAAAGCGTAAGTAATAGATATAAACCCACCTTTGCACTGGCTAAAAGTGTTCCAACCACACTGTCAGAATACAGAGAAAGGATATGGTAATCATGCTGCAGAATAGCTCTTTCTTCTGTGGATCCACATTCAGTAATAATAAGAGGGACAGCAGCAGCGAGGTAATTAATCCTTGCCAACTGCAACATCTGATTCAATGCAAAATTGATACTCAAATGAAATCCCTCTCccctcttcttcctctcctccaACTCCTCTAGAGCCCTCATCCAGTCACTCTCGCGTTCCACATCTCCCTTGCTATACGGCCTcccctcattatcaaaaactaatttcaggGATAATTGTGAGAGGGCCCAAGCTAACCTAGAACATACAAATTTCTCCCTAACACCAGAACAATCCATTGCACCCAAATACACagtctcactctcaaaatcacaaaagGAACACCATTGACTCCCATCCCACTGAATCCCATCCAAATACACAACCTTCCCCTTCATCCTTCCAATTCTCTCAGATTCAAAGTCAACCATGACTTTCACCCGATCATTcccacacaaatatttaataatacacgcagtgatttcatctccatcatacagtctctcatacaatATACGCATTCCATCAACTCCATTTCCATGCACTATCCTAGTCTTTCGCATCATGGCATCCACACACTCCTGCCTTGCTCTGGCCGGATCGGATGTAGGTTGACTTAAAGATGCCTCCCCACTGAGTCCAAAATTGATTGATGTCACATTCTCTGCTGTTGACGTCACGGCCTCTTCCAGACAATGCAACAGTGTGTCTCGGCCACACACCTGTGCCTTCAGTTCTTCCAAAgatgagctcagctgtcgcacaagagatttcatctctcgcctcaatgagtccacagaggacttgagagatgcaACATCACATTCTGGGCCAGCCACGGGTGTTACATGATCAGTGCTTCTACTCGAAGATGCTCCCAGACGACGCAAAATAACTTGGTCTCTCCTGTGAACCAACGCCACCAAATTCAGCACTTTTGAGCGTTCTACATCAtcagggaactgccgcaccatctcctcagctGATGACAATGCATTCTGTTGACGGTCATCTGTAATCTCTGTGTCGGCCCCTCTCGCCAATAACTCCTGCACCCAATCAGCCTTACCGAGTCCCACCCCAACATGCAAGAGTGTTCTTTGCCGTGGATAACAAACATCTACATCTTCCAGCATGTCCAGTAGCTCTTTATGCTGGAGCAATGAACCAATAAACAATCCATTTAAaagcctctcctcaacaaataGCTCTGAGCCTCTAGCACAAATGTTGCCTGTCATtatttcaaaaaaaggaaataatttaattgggTGGGTGTCAGATTTAGCAGACGGGGAGGTGTCAATGGGAACCAGGCGAGGTGGCGATGTTCAGTGAGAATAAAAAGGCTGTCTCAGTGTTGCTACTCAAGGATGAAATATTGACTGCAAAGAAACAGAATGAATGTGAAATTATTAGCATAAAAATTGGCCATAGCAGTGTGGGAACATAATAATTAGCATAAATGTGACTCGTAAGACTCATAAGagtggcattttttttaatgaaatcactCACAACCATAATTTCTTCAAGAAATTAGCAATTTCGCTGGAGACAAAAATAGATATAGCTACCCTAAATCAAGTTGGGGAGAGTTTTCTACCAGCAACCAAGCGGGAGTACTGATCGTATACTAAccttaaaaaaacctaaaaaatgaaacaagtgaggttataaataaaatagcgaaGATATACACGAAAATATATGAGGTGACATGAAAACATTGGCAAATAGGCCGCCGATAAagataaaaacggaaaaaatacgaACAATAGAGGAAATTCAAAAGATGTAGATGCTATTTGAAGGAAGttcaacatatttaaattaaaggtaacaattttccacaatatttcatGTACAAGACCAGTACCAGATTATGGCTCTGTGAAGCAAAACGTCGTCAATTACAGCGCattgaaatattatggaaaagtgctaccatcttttagtTAAATAGAATTAATGTTCAGAAGTAAGtacttaacccgttaacgcctagcggtaccatatggtaccagccggtagcgcaatgctaaacgtaacttttgtGTCACTTATTTTAATGAATGTTGGTTATTGAGAGCTTAATCATAATGACAATGTTTTGATTTACATTTCCCCGAaacatttgcttttttaaagctgaatttaacgtACTTACAgccgtgcgaaaaatccacagagaaaaaatcattcgccttgaccgggattcgaacccggatccctcggtcaaggcgaatgattttttctctgtggatttttcgcacaattgtgcattgcgggtgacttccgtaaaagttatcaccgtggctagtcccggtatacttaaattagtacttacagccgtttgaaaattgaggaTTTTCAGCTATCCgagaaaaactgaatttttagtgcaagcatttcgattttccttACTTGCGTATTATGTAATCACaatacgaagatgtttttatgtaattattattgttataacatgtacatttcatattaagtatAGTGTCtttatgtgagcctaatatttgggaagttatgatgcaaaacattttagtggtaccatatggtaccactaggcgcttgcactaccgtgccttggcggaaagcg
The nucleotide sequence above comes from Ischnura elegans chromosome 13, ioIscEleg1.1, whole genome shotgun sequence. Encoded proteins:
- the LOC124170222 gene encoding uncharacterized protein LOC124170222 isoform X1, producing MTGNICARGSELFVEERLLNGLFIGSLLQHKELLDMLEDVDVCYPRQRTLLHVGVGLGKADWVQELLARGADTEITDDRQQNALSSAEEMVRQFPDDVERSKVLNLVALVHRRDQVILRRLGASSSRSTDHVTPVAGPECDVASLKSSVDSLRREMKSLVRQLSSSLEELKAQVCGRDTLLHCLEEAVTSTAENVTSINFGLSGEASLSQPTSDPARARQECVDAMMRKTRIVHGNGVDGMRILYERLYDGDEITACIIKYLCGNDRVKVMVDFESERIGRMKGKVVYLDGIQWDGSQWCSFCDFESETVYLGAMDCSGVREKFVCSRLAWALSQLSLKLVFDNEGRPYSKGDVERESDWMRALEELEERKKRGEGFHLSINFALNQMLQLARINYLAAAVPLIITECGSTEERAILQHDYHILSLYSDSVVGTLLASAKVGLYLLLTLFSLHYGLH
- the LOC124170222 gene encoding uncharacterized protein LOC124170222 isoform X2, with product MTGNICARGSELFVEERLLNGLFIGSLLQHKELLDMLEDVDVCYPRQRTLLHVGVGLGKADWVQELLARGADTEITDDRQQNALSSAEEMVRQFPDDVERSKVLNLVALVHRRDQVILRRLGASSSRSTDHVTPVAGPECDVASLKSSVDSLRREMKSLVRQLSSSLEELKAQVCGRDTLLHCLEEAVTSTAENVTSINFGLSGEASLSQPTSDPARARQECVDAMMRKTRIVHGNGVDGMRILYERLYDGDEITACIIKYLCGNDRVKVMVDFESERIGRMKGKVVYLDGIQWDGSQWCSFCDFESETVYLGAMDCSGVREKFVCSRLAWALSQLSLKLVFDNEGRPYSKGDVERESDWMRALEELEERKKRGEGFHLSINFALNQMLQLARINYLAAAVPLIITECGSTEERAILQHDYHILSLYSDSVVGTLLASAKR